CTAACTCTATCACAAGTTATGAAATATGCCAAgttcaaataattgttagtaAACAAACTCGTAAATATAAGAGCTCAATTTGACTATATATTATAGTATATTTTTATACGTATACttatctaaaaatatatttatataaacttgaAATTGGAATGTATAAATTTGCAAATAAGTTAatatgatattaaattattgtgtatagtttattgataatataaacaGTTCATTCATTGTAAAAGCTCAGAGATTTATGAAAGAGTAAAACATTTTAACCATGATATTATCATATATAGAAGGGAAAAAGTTAATCAATTAACTCATGGACAAGCTCAAGTTTGCTtaacaagaaaatgaaacaaGTTCCAAACATGTAATCTTGTTTGGTAATGAGCTCTCGttcgaaataaaattaaataaataagtttaaacttttgatATTCAGCTTGGGTTGACTTGTTTATAGCACTATCTATTACGGAAAAAGTTTGccaaacttggttgtagcctCAActcttactaaaaaaattaacatgattatatattttaaaaatgtaactATTGGATTGTATGTTTTTAGGTTCTTaacatacatgtcaaatttcatatcaatcggatattatttactatttgatccataaactaattttttatgcataatgttaaactaaaaacttgaaattaaaacaTTTCATTGATAACacagctattaatctttgatttttgagaaattttgcaagcatagtggatttaagaataaaatgtaatccaatggtagatttgttaaaattcacatttaataaaaagatgttAAGAGAAGTTGTAGTATTAGACTACTATAATTAAGTTTGTAGCTTTGTCTATCTATTACTCTCTCTCTAACTCCCTAAATTTGCCTATgtttcaacaacaacaaaaaaaagttcctTATGAGATGATCTCATGAAATCTCTTTCTCATAACATGGTTGATCCTTCAAGTATGAGTCTTTCAAGAAATCTCTTTCTCACAACATATGTTTATCCGTCGAGTAGGGGTCTTACATATTATGAAATACGCTCATTTCAAAGGGCTAATTTCTTCAAGTCTTACTAttcatccccccccccccccccccctttttttttttctccctaacCTTATCCTCGTGTTCAAGCAGACAAATTATTAAGTTAAAAACGAAAATCGCTAACAATAGAATTATGCAATACattttaaaaactaatatttCTCATTTCAAAACCTGACTTTCAACTCAAAATGGATTACTCCACACGTACACaaagagagaacaaaagaaaatagcaacatgagaacaaaataaatttaagataAATACACTTGACCACTTTAAATTATATCTTACATTACACTTAGCACCCTAAACTTTTAGAATGCACTGTTAACACCCTAAACTATAACCTGTATTACACTTTGCGCCCTACCGTTAATTTTGCAGTTAACTTGGATGAAAAATCAAAGTTAAAAACGCAAAGTGTAATTGAGAGTATAGTTTAGAgtagtaaaatgtaatttctcaTTTGTTTCTAAGGATTGAGAAGATGGAAAATTTAGTCTTTTCACATAATGCAATCAAAATAACGGTAGAATTAACGgcggggtgcaaagtgtaacatgagttatagtttaaggtGCTAATCAtgcattttaaaagtttatggTGCAAAGTATAATTTATGATGGAAAAGTGTAACTTCTCCAAAATATTCACACAGAGCCTATTATAAAAGCATAACATACACTATGAGAAAGGCCATAAGACGAAAATGAATCGGGAAAAAAGTttgtccatatttttttatttggtaaatgAGCTAAGTTAGTGTCAACTATTAAGCAAGTCCTgctcaaacaaaataatatgcTTGTGAACAGATTtgtgaaatatatattaatatatttttttatatgcaaacatgtataaaaaatatatatttatataaactttagattagattttattagtttgtatataagtttatagatattaaattattatttctaatttattgatactatatatatatatatatatatatagtccaatttgtataaaaaattatatatgaattttataagtttataaaaaataccttTCTAtctaattaaatcaaataatataattctaAATATAATTTCGTTATTTTATAACTATAAATTTGTGAAGAtgtaaaaattttagtatgatgtttactatatatgggaaaagaaaaagttaaacaACTAGTTTGCGAATAAGTTAGAGATTGTTTGGTAAGAAAATGAATTCTAACTATTTcattttactttgaaatttagaagttcaaatataaaaattaaaagaagtttaagattgttcatttaatttattttgaacacAAGTCATGCTTGATCTCATCACTTTAATGAGATTAGTTATTTAAGTTTGATTCATTTTCTAATCAACAAGCTTCATCTTGTTCATAAACTACTTGATTACCTATTTTTTGCCCTTCATATATAGAAAACACTATGACTAAAATTTGTCACCCATTCACAAATTTAGGTAGCGTTTGGATTACATTTTTCGTGCACTGCGTTtgcgttttcctttttttttttttattattgagaaGCACATGAACGTGGGACACAGACCTGCCAGTAGGtcctgtgcactgttcacgagacccacaaatctcttttttcagcaactttttcattaaaaataagtcacacggcactattcacacttttttttgatacaagatagaattctaatctagcctaatctaagtgtatatgtgtacgAAGCTtccttttgaaaacttgaaccctggctcttgccccccacaccccacaaacaattattttcctacagtgttttcagttttcaataaaataaacaatattcaAATGGACCCTTATGCaataataaataactaaattgcaatgaaattatattatttaagttaATTTAATTGAGTGGCTTCTCGCtatgaatttataaaatctagATTCACCAAGCTTGTATTATCaagaatttcatatattttttacaacaaaatataatatttatagttctcaaattaccaataataatttgatgttttatgaatttgtttagaaaaatataatttcacgtttatgtaaatatatttttatacatgtaTATTTAAATCAATCCTTATATACATAAGCTTGTTCatgaatatattattaagtgtgaATTCATATCTTTTAATAGTTGAGTCTAAATTTAAGTTTGAATATAAACAAACATGTTTTCCGAGTCAAGCCTCATATTATTTATAATGCGATCAATTTGTTAATGACCTTACTTAACCTTATAGCCAATTCAGATGTAATGATAGTTGCAAACACctcccccccctttttttttttttttttgagggggagaAGGGGGGTGTTACTCCATGACATATATTGCAAAGAAATTTTTAATCCATTAACATTCTCATGACCGAATAAAAGATTCGTTCAAATCAGATGAAGTAAGGCCTCAAATGATGAGTGGAAACTGAAAGATAGACAGACATTACACTACTAGCTTTCCTACCAACAATCATTTACATCATGACTGACAATTGAATCCCCTTGGAGCAAACACTCAATCACACATTTGCTGGGTTGAAATAATTTATCATGGCTTCCTCCATTCCACTCATTCACTTCACCAAGCTAAGAAGCAGAGAATAAAGCTCTTCATATCATTCCCCGCATTGTCCATCAAATAGCATACCTTAAATGCCCAATAATAGCAACTGCAGCTGTCAAGAGTGAGCTAGATCTCCTCTGCTTTGCCagggaaaaagtaaaaatattcaAGTGCtcttatttaccaaaaaaattgaacaatgtCTTTGTATGGCCCTCTCTTCCATTCAACTCAATACTCTCTGGAACAACTAGCTGAAAGAAAATTTCTCAGCACCCCGAAAATGGACATCCCCACTTCTTGATCACTATATTTGGAGGAATCTCAAGGATTGAATTCCCACCATCAGCACATTATGAATTTACATTGCACTGACTCAAGAACTGATCTTCTCGACTCAAATACTTCTTCCAGTAACCTCTATATTTTGGAATTCCCAGCTCGAGCCAAGgcttcatattaccattatagTGCAAAACTGCAGCTTTTGAAATTGCTTGGATATCAATGCCATAGTCATGTCCTAGCCCAGACAGTAACCAAGTACCATCAAGGGTATAAATTAGGTCCTGAAAGCTTAGCAAGCTTGCATGCAATGCAACAGCTTCACTTGATCCCTCATGCATGGCCAGCTGCAGTTCATGTTGATTATGAAGGCAAAGAGTCAGAAAATTTACATTGCTCAAGAGTATAGTAGCTTCAGCCATTGTTCTAATAATTATTTGTATAACAATTGAAAAGTTCAACGTTATTAATAAATAGAACATGCAGAAATAATACAGAATGACCAGTCCTTTTGCCTGATTTGTTGTAGCTTAGTGAAGCACAGCATTTAAAAGAAGATCAGTGGTGTCGAGGGTTTACCAGAccaattaaagaaaattgaggGCCATTGgctttttttcattatttatttatatttttttaagtcaaatttatAGGATTGTCAAACCACAAATAGTTCCCAGCATATTCAAAGCGCCAAAATCTGTAAGGTATAAATTCAGTGTCACTCACCTCATGCATCAACTTTCGGTAAGTTTCAGTAAGATCTAGCTCTCTCCACCTATCCAGATCAATTACATTCAATCCAGACATCCAAGCACAAGATTTTTTATCGTAACTGTTTTCACCCAAATATTTCTTCAGTTGACCCAACCTCAATGAGCAGAACTGCACAGCGCCATTAACTTTCCCTTCCATGTTGAGGCTCCATAGTGCTGACAAGTCTTTCTGAACAATAACATCATCATCCAGAACCACAACTTTCTTCAAATTCTGGAATATTTCAGGGAGAAGATAGTGTGAGTGAGAAAAAATAGATATGTATTCTGTTCTAATAGGAGCCATTGGTGGACTATCAACATTGAGGAAAGAAACACGAAATTCCTCAGGCAGGGAAAGATACGATGGAGTTGCCTTGATATGGCTGTCCAGCTTAAGATGTTCaatgtttaacacttgaacCGTGGCTTCCTTGTAGGTATTTCTCAGAAACCATAGTTTCATTGCAAAGTAATTCTGCCCATCTGTAAGCACATGAAAAACCTGATTCCTGCTTTCCTGAAACATAGCAGGATAGTCAATCAGTTTTGCGAGTATACATgatgaaaatttaaaagtaaaatgtgCTCAGTAGAATGTCAGAAACATACTTTTGCATGCATAACAGTTGAGTTGATTACTACTGATGAAGCAAGAACGTTATGGGAGAATATGACATAGTGGTGCAATGTAGGATCTACATATTTTTCAGCCAAAGGGAGTTCTGTGTCATTTAAAGGTGATCCAAAATATTCTACTGTCAATCTCATTGACAGGCAGTGAAGACTCTTTGGCATAGTCTGGACTGCAAGTTGGTAGAGGAAGGCACTCTGTTTCATGTGGAAGTTAGCTTCGTCCTCAGTCATATCATATATTTGTCTCAATTTCTTGTCAACGTTGTTGCAGTCCACAAGAAAGGATTTGGCTTTGGCTATTGCAGCTTCCATCATCTGTAACTTCTTAGCaatcctaataaaaaaattttgttcttaGTGTGTTGAACAAGCCATgttaaaatttcttataataGAAATCCGCAGCACTTGCTGAAACAAATGATGAAAAGAATGAAAACTTTGATCACTATCTGCCAAAAGATCTAACAAGCTACTGCATTGACAAGATATTTTACGTCATATTAATCTCAAAGTCATAAAGATGCTAATCTAAAAGGTCTGACTATCCTCATCCCATAGCATTACTAGGACACAGTTCTAAACAGAAGTTTTTGTATACAGATTCTCAGGCAAGTATTTTCAATTCTTATGTATAACTGTCAGAGTATTTTAGATGTTACTTGTCACAGCAGCTTGACCAAAAATCAAAGCATTTCAAGGTCAGTACAGAAAATCTAAAAAAGTGCAAAAAATAATGCTGCCACAACATGCTCTAGCATAGCATGAAACTGTCAGCAATATGTTTGAAAGGGATCTAAATAGCTTAGTTTTACAAATTGCAGTGACCAagcaattatatataaaaaagttcaAGTAGAActggaaagaaaaaaggatgataaaaaaagaaacaaatgaagcTCAATAGAACATTGTTGGGGTTGAGAATAGAGCATAACACAAAAGAACATATAATCAGAGTGGGCTTAAAGGGCCTCGTATACTTTGTAGTTGGATGTAACAGCACCGAAAGTAAAACCAAAAGCATTGGCAGAAGTAGATctaatattatcaaaataaagaaCATATGAGAAAGAATAAGCACTAATCAAATATGTTTCCACTATAGTCTATATTTAACAAAAACCCAAAGACAAACAGTTCCAAGGTCTTACAAGAACACAAAGTGAATCTAACAAAAGATAACAACATgtgtcaaaagaaaaaaaaaaacattaatacaAATTAGGAGTTTGTTTAAGTAAATTTGATGTTTGCACTTAGAAAGTGGACTGCAGATGGCAAGAATCAATCTTCTTTCCATGCTAAAGCAATGATCATTGCTTTATTGGTTGCTATTGATGAAATATAAGGTAAATAATGAAAGGTTACCATCACTTACTGTGGTGGAAGATCACCATCTGTAGAACTTTCACTAAGAACACGCTCTAGTTCTTGAATATTTTGCCTCAATTCACGAGACAACTTGTCCTGCCTTGGAAGTTTTGCAATACTAGGATAGTATGCTCTAGCTACAAATAATTGGTCCTTCAATTTTTTCACCATAGAATCCTTCAAATCTTCTCTGTGTTCTTTACGCCAACGGCAATAACTACCAAATTTAAACTCACATAATTTTCCAACATCATGTACATCTTTTGTATATAAGGGGACTTCAATTGCAGCACCAACTTTAGTATTCTGTCACAGATTTCAAATCAATCAAGGAAGCCATACATGCACCAGAAATTGATTAGCATTTAACAGAAGTTTACTGAAAGAGTGATGCATTCTTACATTTGCACTGGGAGGTGATTGCAGAAAGTTATGTGGAGGCACTGGAAAGCCTGTAGATAATTAACAatagaaacaagaaaatattGAATCAACATCTTTTTAACAAGAAAGGTTTTTGAAagcaacacttttcagataAGAAGTTCAAAAGAACCTTCTTTTGGCTGACTATCGTTCACAGAACCCCTATCAATGGTTTTATACTTTGCGtcattggtaaagtctctaagaACATCCTGACACACAGAATAGAAGATGaccaaaaaaatgattttagatGCCTACATTACAGAACATAGAAGTCAATAAGCTTAGATATCGACATTCTGGGATCAGAATGAATgccaatctctttttttttttttttttttagtaaatgaaTTGCAACACACTCCCATAAATAATAAGAACGCCTAAACAAAATTACataggaaaaaagagaaaaaagtcaacaaaaaaaaagaaaagaaataattacTGTACATATGTCCATGCACCTTAATGATTCTCATTATATCATTCAATACTAGAAACTCAAAACacccccaccccaaaaaaaaaaaaaaaaatcaaaattaagaaTAATTCCAGCAATGGCTAGAAGTCCCTCTTAGCAGTCGCGTCCATCCTACCACACCTTGAATGAATGTGGCTCATATATCCCCAAATCAAGCATATCCCCAAATCAGAATTAGAGCCTTTCAGGACTAATGTTAATGTATGTAGCTTATGACATCAAAAGCAATATTAATCTTTGTAAAAATGTATACATTTCAGATTAATGTAAGGAAAAACAAACTCCAATTCTTATCGAACAATGAGTAAAAGTAAAAGTAGGCCAGTTGCAATCTAACGATTCAAACTGCAAGCTTTATGTCTGACAATTTTCTAAGCATAATGATACCAGTTTCAACGATTTAACAGTGAAAGAAGTTAAGTATTGACCATCAGAGCATTATGCATGAACCTTTGGAAGAGTAGGTCCCAATTTTCTAATAAGTTCACGTACATGGATGGATTGATCCCCCTGTTAAAAAATCAAAGCATGTGTTTTTAGCCATCCGAATGAAATCTGCAAATAAGTGCTAGTATGGCGTAATGGTgtgaataagatgcattacctcAGACTCGTTCCAAGTGTTTCTGACATGGTAGTGGTCAAATTCTCCAAAACCATTCTGATTTGCACGAGAGAGAGTCAACAACATTGCCAAAAAGAAttgaaagcacaaaaaaaatttgaaaccctATGGCGAAGTACTTACTGAAGCTGAAGTTTGTTGTTCAGACAAATATCCTGCAGCAGATGCgaaaatgttttataaaaaatgggGGAAAATGTAGTAATGCGATGGAGCATAATCATGCTAAGTAAGTATCATCCATATAGTGTATATATAGTGCAGcagataatgataataataacaataacaataataatagataaTTAGAGATCTGGGACTAATTAAGATTGTGAAgctaatataattaataaagttagGACTTCCCCGAATCTAGCAAAGTGAAAAAGAAATCTGGATCgatctaaaaaaagaaatggagaaaGGAGAGATTGTGATTGTGCCCTAAATTAAtcaggaagaagaagaagaagaagaagaggagacaGATCTAAATTAAAAGAAGTTAGATTGAGCAAAAGCAAAGTAGAAAGTACCCGGAGGCGCAGGACGAAAGCCATTGTGAAGGCCTAGCAAAAAGGCAAGAGGAACCAGCATGGAGAGGATAACGAGTCCCAGCACTCCAATGACAAGGCCTCTCCATCGCCTT
This genomic stretch from Castanea sativa cultivar Marrone di Chiusa Pesio chromosome 9, ASM4071231v1 harbors:
- the LOC142611131 gene encoding putative galacturonosyltransferase 7 isoform X1, producing the protein MKGGGGWGGGGGGGGGGLGLGLKSQRRWRGLVIGVLGLVILSMLVPLAFLLGLHNGFRPAPPGYLSEQQTSASNGFGEFDHYHVRNTWNESEGDQSIHVRELIRKLGPTLPKDVLRDFTNDAKYKTIDRGSVNDSQPKEGFPVPPHNFLQSPPSANNTKVGAAIEVPLYTKDVHDVGKLCEFKFGSYCRWRKEHREDLKDSMVKKLKDQLFVARAYYPSIAKLPRQDKLSRELRQNIQELERVLSESSTDGDLPPQIAKKLQMMEAAIAKAKSFLVDCNNVDKKLRQIYDMTEDEANFHMKQSAFLYQLAVQTMPKSLHCLSMRLTVEYFGSPLNDTELPLAEKYVDPTLHHYVIFSHNVLASSVVINSTVMHAKESRNQVFHVLTDGQNYFAMKLWFLRNTYKEATVQVLNIEHLKLDSHIKATPSYLSLPEEFRVSFLNVDSPPMAPIRTEYISIFSHSHYLLPEIFQNLKKVVVLDDDVIVQKDLSALWSLNMEGKVNGAVQFCSLRLGQLKKYLGENSYDKKSCAWMSGLNVIDLDRWRELDLTETYRKLMHELAMHEGSSEAVALHASLLSFQDLIYTLDGTWLLSGLGHDYGIDIQAISKAAVLHYNGNMKPWLELGIPKYRGYWKKYLSREDQFLSQCNVNS
- the LOC142611131 gene encoding putative galacturonosyltransferase 7 isoform X2 produces the protein MAFVLRLRDICLNNKLQLQMVLENLTTTMSETLGTSLRGINPSMYVNLLENWDLLFQRFMHNALMDVLRDFTNDAKYKTIDRGSVNDSQPKEGFPVPPHNFLQSPPSANNTKVGAAIEVPLYTKDVHDVGKLCEFKFGSYCRWRKEHREDLKDSMVKKLKDQLFVARAYYPSIAKLPRQDKLSRELRQNIQELERVLSESSTDGDLPPQIAKKLQMMEAAIAKAKSFLVDCNNVDKKLRQIYDMTEDEANFHMKQSAFLYQLAVQTMPKSLHCLSMRLTVEYFGSPLNDTELPLAEKYVDPTLHHYVIFSHNVLASSVVINSTVMHAKESRNQVFHVLTDGQNYFAMKLWFLRNTYKEATVQVLNIEHLKLDSHIKATPSYLSLPEEFRVSFLNVDSPPMAPIRTEYISIFSHSHYLLPEIFQNLKKVVVLDDDVIVQKDLSALWSLNMEGKVNGAVQFCSLRLGQLKKYLGENSYDKKSCAWMSGLNVIDLDRWRELDLTETYRKLMHELAMHEGSSEAVALHASLLSFQDLIYTLDGTWLLSGLGHDYGIDIQAISKAAVLHYNGNMKPWLELGIPKYRGYWKKYLSREDQFLSQCNVNS